Sequence from the Fictibacillus arsenicus genome:
TGCTTGCCAAACTCATGGGTCCACCTGCTCTTTTAGTACCGCAAACAACGATCATGTATGCAGCCGACGGTTCTAAGATGGGCGAGATTAACAATGGCGGACAGAACCGATACTGGCTTCCTCTTAAAAAAATAGATAAAGATGTAATAAAAGCTACGATATCAATTGAAGATAAGAGTTTCTATAAACATAATGGCTTTGATTTTAAGAGAATCGCAGGCGCTTTATTAGCTGATATTAAAGCCGGCTCTAAAGTACAAGGAGCAAGCACGATCACACAGCAATATGCCCGCAACCTCTTTTTAACGCATGAAAAAACATGGCGCAGAAAATTTCAAGAGGCTTTTTATACACTTCGTCTCGAAATGAGTTATTCAAAGGATGAGATTTTAGAAGGATATTTAAACACAATCTATTATGGACACGGATCATACGGAATCCAGTCCGCTTCCCGGTACTATTTCGGAAAGAATGCTGAGGAACTAACACTTGCTGAATCAAGCATGCTCGCTGGAATTCCGAAAGGCCCGAGCTATTACTCTCCGATCCTGCATGAAGAAAACGCAAAAAAGAGACAGGAAATCATCCTGACAAGTATGGCCGAAGACGGTTCTATCAAAAAAGGAAAGATAAAGAACGCCGTTTCTGAAAAATTAACTTATGTTCAGGAAGAGGACGAAGAAGTTGCAGCAGTTGCACCATATTTTCAGGATGCTGTCATGCGTACGCTGAAAAAGGAACTCAACATCAATACAAACTCGGTTCAGTTCGGCGGTCTGCGCATCTACACAACACTCGACCCTCATATGCAGGAGGTAGCAGAGCACACGATTGAAAACCGGATTATCGATAACAGCAATATACAGACTGCTCTTGTGGCGATGGATCCTCGCAGTGGTGATGTAAAAGCATTAGTTGGCGGGCGGAATTTTAAAGAAAGTTCGTTCAACCGCGCACTACAGGCTAGAAGAGCTCCAGGTTCAACCTTTAAGCCGTTCCTTTATTATACAGCGCTGGAACACGGGTATACAGCCTCAACTCCTATCAAGTCTGAACCAACAACATTTGCTATGGCAGACGGAGTCACAAATTATAAACCAAAAAATTTTAAGAATCGCTACGCAAACGACTTTATAACGATGGCACAAGCACTCGCTCTTTCCGACAACATCTATGCGGTAAAAACAAACCTTTATTTAGGACCGGATAAGCTTGTAAAAACAGCAAAGAAATTCGGCATTAAGAGCGAGCTTGCAGGGATCCCTTCCTTGGCACTTGGCTCAAAAGCGGTCGGCGTTTTAGAACTTACAAATGCATACGGAGTCTTTGCAAACGGCGGAAAGAAAGCGGACCCTGTTTTCATTACGAAAATTACCGATTCAAAAGGTGAAGTACTCTATCAGCATGAATATGAGAGTGAACAAGTGATTGATGAAAACAAAGCATTTGTCATGACAGATCTTTTAGCTGGAACGTTTGATGAAAAACTGAATGATTATACGAGTGTAACAGGGTCAAGCATCAATCATTATTTGACTCGGCCAATGGCTGGGAAGTCTGGCTCCACACCAAATGACAGCTGGATGGTCGGTTATGCACCACAGCTCGTAACTGGAGTTTGGGTCGGGTACGATAATAACGAAGAGCTGCATGATGTGAATGATACAGGATACTCAAAGCGGATCTGGGCGTATTTTATGGAGGGTGCATTGAAAAACAAACAGATCTTGTCCTTTGAGCAGCCAGAAGGTGTAACCGCAGTCACGATCAACCCGCAAAACGGAAAGCTCGCAACGGAAAGCTGCCCGGTAACGCGCATCTCGTATTATGAAAAAGGAACAGAACCTGTAGAATTTTGTGATGAACACGGAGTTTCTAAAGAAATAAAAGAAAAACTGGAGAAAAAAGAAGAGAAAAAAGGATTTTTCAAGCGGATCTTTTCTTGGTGAGTCGGTGGATCCCTGTCAGCTTGTGAGCTGGCGGGGATTTTTATAAGCATTAACCAATTATTCCTGAAGTTTTAGCCATAATTCCTGAAATTCTTACGTTAATCCCGCAAGAATTGACCATAATCCCGCGAGTTTAGTGCATATATCCGCGAGTCGACACCCTTCGTACCTTTTCGACTCACCCACCCATACACAAATCCAGAACAAAATAAAATGCCCGAGACCTATACGAGGGTCCCGGGCACTTTATTGTCCTAGAAACATTGTGTGTACAATGCTATCTATTAGTTTAATGGAAGTGCTTTCTTGTCACAAGTTTTTTAAAAAATGTTCAAAAAAGGTTCATAACTTTGCCATTTTTATTCCACTAAAGACTTGATTTCATCTCCAGAACGATTAAACATTTCTTCATCATGCTCTTTTAAGAAATTTCCGAGCACTCGGCGGGCATTCACATCCATATCCTCGACGATGACTTTGCCCTTCATGGATTTATCCATGCGATTCACGTGTTCAGGCAAACTTTTATATCCTCTTCGTGCTTCAACGTCTACTTGCATCTCACAAGCTGTTAAACCGAAATAATAAGGACCCTCTGGACCGCGGTTGATCGTCACCCAAACGAGCCAATACAATCTTGGGTTTGGCGTATCTTCGCGATTCGGAGTGAACTTAATGCGCTTTTCAACATCACTTCGAGCGTGCATAGCGCCCATATCGATATACGCTACAGCGTCTACCACATCTACAATTACAGGTGTAACGTGATCTAGCGTTAAGCTTCCAACACCGTATCCGCCATGACCGTCAGTCGAGTCACCTGAAATAATGGTGAACCCCATACCTTTTTTCTTTTTATCGCCGTCTTTGGCGTTATTGGAATTGAAAAAATCTTTCATGCTTCCAGCTCCTCTAAACAATTCATTGTTACCACGTATTGTATCACAAAAAAGAGCAAAAACTCTCAGAAAGAAACTTCTCATAAATAGGTTGAATAATTACCTAAAAACGAATATTATATATCATGTACTTATAAATCGTTCGTATTTTGGAGGTCCAAACATATGCTTTCATCCTTTTTTAAGCTAAAAGAACTTGGTACAACAGTAAAAACTGAAATTACGGCGGGTATTACAACCTTTTTAACAATGGTTTATATCGTTATTGTTAACCCAATCATCTTACATTCAGCTGGCGTTCCTTTTGATACAGTCTTTATGGCAACGATCATTGCCACAGTAGTCGGAACATTATGGATGGCATTACTCGCTAACTATCCGATAGCCATTGCTCCAGGAATGGGTTTAAACGCGTATTTTGCATTCTCAGTAGTAGGAAACAATACAAATATTGATTACCGCATCGCATTCGGTGCTGTTTTTGTAGCGGGTATCCTTTTTGTTATATTATCGTTAACCCCGTTTCGTGAAAAATTAATCGAGTCGATTCCAGCAAACTTAAAGCACGGAATTACAGCTGGTATCGGACTTTTCATCGCTTTTATCGGTATGCGCTTAACAGGAATTATCGTTGCACACCCTGAAAATTTAGTTGGACTTGGCAACTTGCATTCGCCTACAGTATTGCTCGCACTAGGCGGACTTGCGATTACACTCATTTTAATGGCTCTTAACGTGAACGGTGCATTGTTCTTCGGAATGATCATCACTGGTGCTATTGCTTATTTCACTAAACAGTTAAAATTCGAGGACAAAATAATGTCGATGCCGAATCTTCCTAACGAATTTTTCATTTTCGGCGACCCGATCACAGCATTTGGAGATGTGTTCCAATATGGATTATATGCTGTCGTATTTTCTTTCTTACTTGTAACGATCTTTGATACAACGGGAACAATGGTTGGTGTTGCAGAGCAAGCTGGTCTAATGAAAGGCAATAAGATGCCTCGTGCGCGCCAGGCGCTTCTAGCAGATTCAGTAGCAACAACTGTCGGTTCAGCTTTCGGAACAAGCCCAACAAGTGCTTACATTGAGTCTTCATCAGGTGTTGCTGCAGGCGGACGTTCAGGTTTAACATCTGTAGTCGTTGCTATACTGTTTATCGCTGCTGCATTCTTCGCACCACTCGTAAGTGCGATTTCAGGTCTTGCTGCGATTACAGCACCAACATTGATCATCGTTGGAAGCTTGATGCTTG
This genomic interval carries:
- a CDS encoding NCS2 family permease — protein: MLSSFFKLKELGTTVKTEITAGITTFLTMVYIVIVNPIILHSAGVPFDTVFMATIIATVVGTLWMALLANYPIAIAPGMGLNAYFAFSVVGNNTNIDYRIAFGAVFVAGILFVILSLTPFREKLIESIPANLKHGITAGIGLFIAFIGMRLTGIIVAHPENLVGLGNLHSPTVLLALGGLAITLILMALNVNGALFFGMIITGAIAYFTKQLKFEDKIMSMPNLPNEFFIFGDPITAFGDVFQYGLYAVVFSFLLVTIFDTTGTMVGVAEQAGLMKGNKMPRARQALLADSVATTVGSAFGTSPTSAYIESSSGVAAGGRSGLTSVVVAILFIAAAFFAPLVSAISGLAAITAPTLIIVGSLMLGSLSKINWNELDEAFPAFLIILTMPLTSSIATGIALGFISYPILKIVKGKYKEVPFLVYLFAVLFFYQLAFLPH
- a CDS encoding YwhD family protein — translated: MKDFFNSNNAKDGDKKKKGMGFTIISGDSTDGHGGYGVGSLTLDHVTPVIVDVVDAVAYIDMGAMHARSDVEKRIKFTPNREDTPNPRLYWLVWVTINRGPEGPYYFGLTACEMQVDVEARRGYKSLPEHVNRMDKSMKGKVIVEDMDVNARRVLGNFLKEHDEEMFNRSGDEIKSLVE
- a CDS encoding transglycosylase domain-containing protein — encoded protein: MKFWQIYKEATKQQKIRWIKKWGLIASGSLVLSFIGLLLLAKLMGPPALLVPQTTIMYAADGSKMGEINNGGQNRYWLPLKKIDKDVIKATISIEDKSFYKHNGFDFKRIAGALLADIKAGSKVQGASTITQQYARNLFLTHEKTWRRKFQEAFYTLRLEMSYSKDEILEGYLNTIYYGHGSYGIQSASRYYFGKNAEELTLAESSMLAGIPKGPSYYSPILHEENAKKRQEIILTSMAEDGSIKKGKIKNAVSEKLTYVQEEDEEVAAVAPYFQDAVMRTLKKELNINTNSVQFGGLRIYTTLDPHMQEVAEHTIENRIIDNSNIQTALVAMDPRSGDVKALVGGRNFKESSFNRALQARRAPGSTFKPFLYYTALEHGYTASTPIKSEPTTFAMADGVTNYKPKNFKNRYANDFITMAQALALSDNIYAVKTNLYLGPDKLVKTAKKFGIKSELAGIPSLALGSKAVGVLELTNAYGVFANGGKKADPVFITKITDSKGEVLYQHEYESEQVIDENKAFVMTDLLAGTFDEKLNDYTSVTGSSINHYLTRPMAGKSGSTPNDSWMVGYAPQLVTGVWVGYDNNEELHDVNDTGYSKRIWAYFMEGALKNKQILSFEQPEGVTAVTINPQNGKLATESCPVTRISYYEKGTEPVEFCDEHGVSKEIKEKLEKKEEKKGFFKRIFSW